The DNA region agagaccaggttttgccatgttgcccaggctggtctcaaactcttgagttcaagccatccacccatcttggcctcccaaagtgctgggatcacaggcgtgagccaccgtgcccggcctgattttgATTCATTTAAATTTAGATGCCTGCATGTGGCTAATGGTTACCATATTGAACAACGCAGCTCTAGAGCCTGTGACTGAGTCAGTGTGCAATCCTCCACCTGGACCACCTCAGGAGTTTTTAACTCAGGAAACAAAAGTCCTTAGGTTGGTGGgagtgggagcagggagaggagtgGTCCTTAGATGAGCTTCAAGGGGTCTGGGAACTGTCTGTTTTGCACGTGGAGTGTGCATCTATCTCAGGAGATGGGCTGCTACCTTCACCAGGTTCCCAAAGGCATCTGTGAAAGATGAAGAGCCAGGGGGCCATGGTGGTTTTCAGTCTTTAGCCTTAGACCCCTTTTGCCCAAGGAAAAGTTTATTTGgactatccatacaatggaggaAAACAGAGTAGTTTTTGTTGAAATGGGGATAAGACCCAGAAACCTCACTTATTTCAGTGGCTCCCATGATGAAGAGCTTCTCTGAAGCCATGGAATGTAGTTGTTTGGAAACCACTGATGTAATCAGTCAAGGTCTTGGGTGTCACCAACCAAGAATGAGCAGGGTGTTTGATCTGGTCGTAGAGTCATCCTAAGAGATGGAACCTTTCCTCCAAGGAGTGGGTGTGGAGTATCAAGGCATTGGGAGTGGGCAGCCATGACCCCCTTCCCTCTGCCCTGATGTCCTGGCCTGTCTCTCCCCAGTCCTGGAGGCCCTGAATGTGCTAGTGAATAGACCGAATATCAGGGAGCCCCTGCGGATGGACCTCGCTGACCTGCTGACAGAGAATCCGGAGCTGTTCAGAAAGAATGCTGAAGAGTTCACCCTCCAATATGGAGTGGACCGGCCCTCCTAACTCATGTTCTGACCCTCTGTGCACTGGATCCTTGCCATGGTGGATGGACACACCTCATGGACTGAGGCCAGAGCCCCCTATGGCCCATTCCccactcattttttctttcttaggttGTTAGTCAttcgtttgtgtgtgtgtgtgtggtggagggaagggagctgtgagtgtgtgtgttgtgtgtggacTCACTCCCGGGTTCACCTGGCCACAGGTACACCCTTCCCACAGCCTTTGCATCCCCCAGAGCTAAGGGAGTTTAAGTTTGCAGAGTTACAGGCCGGTTCTCCAGCTCTCCATCTTAGAGAGACAGGTCATCTTGCAGGCCCGCTTGCAGGAAATAAGCCCAGCAGCCAACTCGAATTCCCCTAGGGCTCAGGCACTGAGGGCCTGGGGACAGTGGAGCGTATGGGTGGGAGACATATGGAGGGTACCCTATTTACACCTGAGTCAGCGGAGCCACTGATGGGAATCTACAGATTTAGGTGCGAAACCGTTTATTTTCCACAGATGAGTCACAATCTGAAAAATCAAACTTCCATCCTGAAAATCTGTATGTTTCAAAACCACTTGCCATCCTGTTAGATTGCCAGTTCCTGGGACCAGGCCTCAGACTGTGAAGTGTGTGTCCTGCAGCATCCAGTCCAGGGGGAGCCACAGAAACCGTGTTCTTGCTTAAGCCATTAAAGTCAGAGATGAATTCTGGAGTGCAGCTGAGTCTTTGATGAGGCGATGGGGTGCTTTCATCAGGACCAGAGAGGACTAGGGATTTAAGCATACATTTCTGACCTTGCTTCCCTTGGATGTTCCCCAAACATCATAAGGAATGTTGGCCATGGAAAAATAGGCCATCCTTGGACAGAGGTGCTTTCAGAAGGTACACAGGGATGACGtccccatttcatttttttttatttgagagagagtctcactccgtcacccaggctagagtgcagcagtgtgatctcggctcactgcaacctccgcctcctgaattcaagcgattctcctgcctcagtctcttgagtagctgggattacagatgcccgccaccacgactggctaatttttgtaattttagtaaagatagggtttcaccatattggccaggctggtctcgaactcctgacctcaggtgatccagctgtcttggcctcccaaagtgctgggattacaggtgtgagccaccacgcccagccaatatcCCCGTTTTAAAGATGAGGCAATTGAGGCACAGAGCACTTCAGTGGATTGCTGGGGTCCACTCTGCCAGTCCACACCCCTGCAGGTGAGCCAGGGTTGTGGCTGggatgtattttgttttctgtatttttcatgagCTGCTTTTATCAGCACACATGCCCCAAATGGCTGATAAAACCAGACTGGATAGTTAGCAGGAAATTGTAATCAGCTCAGGGGTCTGTATCTCATGAGCaatggaaaagcaaaaacaagccaACACTTCAGCCAGATAGAGGGATTAACTTAACCCAGAGGAAGAACTTTCTGGTTGTAACTGTTGTAAGCTCCTGGAATACTGCTGGCTTTCCAGAGACAGAATATGGGGTGATTTGAGTCAAGGAAGTCACCCAGATCCCACTTGTTTCTAGAGAATCTTCTCCAGCTCTTGCCCTGCAGTTCCCTTACCTGAGAAGTGTGGAAAGAGGGGAATATAACCAGGAGTGCCACCAGAGTCAAAATgtaagtttgttttttatttttggtgaccGCTTACTGAACACTTGAGTGGCAGGACGGGGCAAAGCTTTTTGCCCttttcattatctcatttgactCTCGCAACACCTTCATAAGGTTGCAACTCCCATTATCCCCTTTCAGCCtgtaaactgaggcccagagaggttaactgTATGgcccagtgtcacacagctgGTTAGTGGTGAGACCCAGGCCATTGCCCTTTCCCAGACACCTTGCACAGTTATTGATACCTCAGCAGGTGAGGAAACCCCTGTGTCCAGAGTTTATCATCCCAGAGTGCAGACGTTCCTGGGCCAAGTATGGAGAGGGCACTGAGGGGCCAGAGAGGATTTTACAAAAGTACTTTTAATGCAGTTAAAACCAACGCCACATGCCCTTGCCTGAGCCCCTGGCTCTGGTGCCTCCATGGAGCAGAAGGGAGTCCCCGGGCCACAGCTGGTGAGCTGGGCACCCTGCCCATCTCTGCCCACAGAGCCAGTCACCTCCTCATTTCTTCTTGGTCTTCACCAGTCCTTTCTGCACGAGGCTGCGGTACAGCTCCTGGATGTAGGTGTAGACGCACTTGGAGTCAGGCACAGCCAACCTCACCATGTCATCCACGTCTAGCAGCTGAGCACAGTCAGCCAGTTTCCTAAGGATTGGGGTAGAATGAGGAGCAGAAGTTCAAAGGTGAAGGAAATGGGAGCTAAGGGGATGGATGCGGGCAGCCCAGCAACGATGAAGCTCAATGGGCTGGGATGTTGGAGCTGGGATATCATCTACGCCAATCATCCCATTATATAGATGAGATAACTGAGGCCACAGCAGAGTTAAGACAAACCCAGGCCAGATGCTGTGGCTTCCTTTAGCTGTGGTACTCCTATAGGTAGGTCACAGGATGTAGACAGGTAATGCCAAAGCCAACCCCAGTGAATACTTCAATAATTAgtttgaggccaggcatagtggctcacacctgtgatcccagcactttgggaggccaatgcgggaggatccctggagctcagtagttcgagaccagcctagacaacctAGTGAGACCTTTTTGGAGAATGGGagcttctcaaaaaaataaaaacaaaaattaaaataatagaaaactcaAACCCAGCTGGGTCTGATTCCAAAACCCACATTTTCATTGCACTTCTTGTCCTCACCTGGGAGCAGGACCCTCTGGTATCTAGTTCTACATTAACCCACCACTTTCACATGCGTGTGTATCTGTCCTCTGGAACCGGGGAACTTCTGTTAGGCCAGGCCCCTCAGGAAGAACTTAAAGGGGCCGGGTGCGggggcccatgcctgtaatcccaggcactttgggaggctaaagcaggtggatcacctgaggtcaggagttcgagaccagcctggctaacatggtgaaagtccatctctaaaaaaataaaaaaaattagctgggcatggtggtgggcacctgtaatcccagctactcgggaggctgaggcatgagaatcactcaaacccaggaggtggaggttgcagtaagttgacatcataccactgcactctagcctaggcgacagagtgacactctgtttcaaaaaagaaaaagaaaaaaaaaaaaagataaaggacaGAAACCAAATCCTAGCCAGAGTCCTGGCTTGCAGCTGCAGCATCTCCAGGAGCATCATTCATTCAGTCTCTATGTATTTATCAGGAGCgtattatgtgccaggccctcTTCCAGGCTCTGAGAATTCGTCAGTGAATAAAACCAAAACTTCCGCACTGTCATGGCATGGAAATTCTTGTGGCAGGAGACAGTAAGCAACACACAAAGAAGGTGGTACATCAGATGGTGAGAGGTGCTAAGGAGGAAAATAAGGCAGGAAGGGACACAGGGTATGTTCTTATGTTGGAGGAGAtctggtattttttatttatttttaatgtatttatttatttttcagatggagtcttgctctgttgcccaggctggagtgcagtggggagatttcggctcactgcaacctctgcttcccgggttcaagcgattctcctgcctcagcctcccaagtagctgggattacaggtgtgtgtcaccacgcccggtgaatttttgtatttttagtagagacaaggtttcaccatgttggccaggctgatctcaaacttctgacctcaagtgatccacatgcctcggcctcctaaagtgctgggattacaggtgtgaaccaccgcacccagctgtggTATTTTTTAATAGGGTGCTCAGGGTAGGCCTCTTAGAGTAAGTCATATGCACATCTGGGGAAGGGagtccaggcagaggaaacagcaggtgcaggGGCTCCGGGAGCTGTTGTTTCAGGAGCTGCTGGCACTTGGCAACAAGTCCTCTTTTTCTAACTTCGCAGCTGTCCTTTGGGGCTCTGTGACACCACTGGCTTTGCTGAGTCCGATAATCTGAGCGAATCAGTGTTGAGGCCTCATGCCAATCTCATGCTTTATCAGACGCTTCCCCCTGGACGTTCTCACAgactccttccctccatcctcagccagcagaagaggaagcagagacTCAGAGTGTTTTGGTGGTTTGCCTAAGACCAAAGTGAGCAACACAACCCCGGGGGCCTGTCTGACACCTCTGGCATCCTTACTGTGAAGCTGGGTCTCAGCAGTCCCTGCCTACCAAACAGCCATAGGTGCTGGCATAGGAGAAAACCAGGGCCCCAGTGGAAATCCTCCCTTGGGGCTGAGACTGCAGGGCCAAAATCCACGCTGGACTGGGAGCCGTGGGAAGGACACACACTGGAGGATTTTGGACAACGGGACAAACTCCCTGCAACCAATGCAGTGCCCCATGGTTGTGGGTTAGGATGCTGTCCCTCTGTGTGGGAGAGGCAAAACCTTCATTCCCATTGAGCCTGGGGAGTGGGTGGGGAAGGGCTCCGCCACGGGGGGGCTTCGGCATTGGCCactccctcccctcatccccgGACTCCATGGGAATCGGAGGAGAGTTCTGGAACAGGCAGTGGGGTGTGATGGCTGTGGCAAACACTGTTTCCTCTTCACACTGAATCTTTACAGCAAGCCCTGTGATGTGGGGCCTCTAGAGAGGTTAAGACAGCTGGCGAGAGTCACAGAGctagggaggaggaggcaggattcaaacccaggcaccTCAGCTTctattctcctccctccttctccacaCATCCCCACGACCTCCTGGGCTTTCAGCTGCCTGATGCCTCCTGTCGGCCTGTCATTGTCATCTGATGactcctcccaccttccagcgGCTCTGCCTGGCTCAGAACCAGAGTCCAGGCAGCTACAGGAGCAGGACAGTGGTTCACAGCCTGCAGTTCAGGAGCACTTGGTCAGAGCAGAGCTGCCTGCCCTTCTGATATTCACTTAGAGTTGTAAATCCATACTGCaagtttctctttcattttttaaaattgtagtttttttttgagacaaggtcttgctctgtcacccaagctagagtgcagtgactcaatcatggctcactgcagccttgacttcctgagcccaagtgatcctcccatctcagtctcccgagcagctgggaccacaggtatccactaccatgcccagctaattctttgattttttggtgagatggggggtctcactatgttgccccggctggtcttgaactcctggcctcaagcgattctcctgcctcagcctcccaaagtgctgggattatacaagTAAGCCACTGCGCTTGACCCaagcagagatttttgtctgtttcacccactgctgtatccccagagcCTGAAACAGTGCCTGGCCCTCAAAAAATGTCTGTTGGGTACATGAATGTGTGGCACCAGCATCAGTTTAACTGCCTCACTACTCAACCCCTGTGAATCCAGTCCTCGTCTAGGATCCCATCCAGCTCTGCCAGCCCATGGCTGTGGCTTACTCTGCTGTGGAGAAGGCCAGGGTGAAGTTGTGCCGGCGCTTCGTGGGGTCCAGCTCTGCGTAGTCAAAGGCGTCGGGGAAGAACTTGTGGATGAGGGCACAGAAGGCCATGCCGCTGCTCCAGCTGGAGGAGAAGTTCTGGATGTCCACGTGCTATGGCAGGCAGGGCACAGAGGAGGCCTCAGTGAGCCTCAGCCAGATGGTCTGGACTTggcccccttcccaccctcccaccctttGGGGTTTGCACCACTCGAACCCTCCCCGGACCCCTGCCTCACCCATGCAGCTCTGTCCCATGCCCACCTCGTATTTTTTTGTCATGGCTCGGCACCACTCCAAGAGCATGTTCTTGACACCACCAATGGCTGCCCCGGCTGCCTTAGTGTTCCGGAACAGGGCTGTAGGGCCGGACGCTGCCCTGTGAGGGGAGAGGGGTGCCAAGCCAGAGAGGCAGGAGGCCACGAAGGGCCCCACTGGGAGGATCCCCAGCCCTCAGGTGtcattcctcctgccttggtctggGCTGTTCCCACAGCCCCTGAGGCTACCCTCCCACCAACCTAGGGTTCCTACGGGAAAACCCAGTTCAGCGCCGGCCTGTGTCCTACCCGCCAAACTTGTCCACGATGGCTTTGCGGTTCTGTGCTCGGGGTCCCCGGGGCCGAGCAGGGGCTGATACCCTGCGCTCTGGtgccttctccttcttctcccctgAGGGAGGGGACTCGGGGGTACTCTGGGGCACATCGCTGGGTGAAGACTCACTATATGGAGAAGTCCAAAGAAGCATGAGAGAGGCTGGGACCAGCACTGCAGGACTGCAGGGAGGGGGCTGTGGGTGGCACTGCAGTCTAAAGGGGTGTGTGCAGTTGTTACACACATTTTTTCTGTGCCCAGCACTGGGAGGACATTGAGAAGGAATCGTGAGTCTCGGTCTAACCTGGAGGAGCATGTGGTCTGGTGAGGACATGTGGGTAGAGCTAGGACACCCCTGAGGTCTGACCTGAGTGTGGAACCTGgctttgctgctttttttttgagacagagcttcgctcttgcttgcccaggctggagtgcagtggcatgatcttggctcactgcaacctctgcctcccgggttcaagcaattctcctgcctcaacctcccaagtagctggtattacaggtgcccgccaccacacccagctaatttttgtattattagtagagatgggattgcgccatgttggccaggctggtctcaaactcctgacctcaggtgatctgcccacctcagcctcctaaagtgctggcattacaggtgagcgccaccgcACTCGGCACAGCTTTGCCTCTTATTTGCTGTGTGATTTTGGGACTGTCACATCGTTTGAGccttagcttcctcatctgtaaaatgaggacaagaaTACCTACCTGTCCTATGTAAGACGGTGAATGTAAAGCATCCAGTGGTGCCTGCTCAGTGACTATTCACTGGTTATCTTTCTCTAAGAAAGGGacaaggaggccgggcacggtggctcatgcctgtaatcccagcactttgggaggccaaggtgggtggatcacctgaggtcaggagttcaaaaccaacctggccaacatggtgaaaccccgcctctagtaaaactacaaaaattagctgggcgtggtggcacacgcatgtaatcccagctactcagcacgctgaggcaggagaatcgcttgaacccaggaggcagagtttgcagtgacctgagatcgcgccattgcactccagcctgggctatagagcaagactctatctcaaaaaataaaaataaaaaaagggaggACAAGGAGGCAGATTTCAGCTCCATATAATTCCTCTAATGACTGAAGTTGTGCAATGGCAAGCATAAGCCTCTTATTTTATCCAGCACCTGCCACAGACCAGTCACTGGGCTAAAGTGCTTTGCACTTGTTACTCATTGAAGCCTGAGAATAATCCTACGAGGTAGATACAATTGGTAcgcccacttcacagatgagaagaGGTTCAGTGAcgtggccaaggtcacacagctggtacaTGGAAGAATCACTGTCCCAACTCAGGCTTTCTGATCATGCTTTTTGGGTGACTGGCACCATGGAAACATGTTCAGCTGAAAGATAAGGAGCTCCTGTGAAGTGTCAGGGATGATGCAGGGCAGACTTCAGCCATGGCATGGGAAGTGGACCAGGTATCCTTCGTGTTCCTTTCTGcctctggtgttttttttttttttgttttgttttttttttttttttttgagacggagtctcgctctgtcgcccaggctggagtgcagtggccggatctcagctcactgcaagctccgcctcccgggttcacgccattctcctgcctcagcctcccgagtagctgggactacaggcgcctgccacctcgcccagctagttttttgtattttttagtagagacggggtttcaccgtgttagccaggatggtctcgatctcctgacctcgtgatccgcccgtctcggcctcccaaagtgctgggattacaggcttgagccaccgcgcccggcctttttttttttttttttagaatatcttgctttgtcacccaggctggagtgcaatggcacgatctcggctcactgcaacctccgcctcccgggttcaagtagttatcctgcctcagcctcccaagtagatgggattacaggcacccaacaccatgctcagctaatttttgtatttttggtagagacagggtttcaccatgttggccaggctggtctcaaactcctgacctcaggtgatctgcccaccttgacctccaaaagtgccaggattacaggcatgagccactgtgccccgctaTGCCCCTGGCTTCTTTGGTTTCCTGGGCTCTGCCCTGGGATAGGAAGCTGAATGCCAGGAATCCTGGAATATCTTGAAATCAGGTGCTGGGGGAGCCCAGACTGAGGTGATGGTGGATGCTGAGGGAAGCAGGAGGTCGGGGAAATTGGAGCTGGAACCCCAGAGTTTGACATTACCTGGCTGAAGGACTGGTCTCTCCAGAAGCTACGGAGTCTGGACCCAACCCATctggaggaaagggaaaggagggagggaagctgGGGCTATCCATGACATGTTCCTTGCTCCCCCCCGCAGGTGCCCCTGCGGCATCCTGTGGGCTCTGGGTTCTCACTCACCTGTGCTGAGGTTATGCCCCTCCCCCGTGGGGCTCTCAGGCCACTCCTCTGGGGAGCTGGGAAgcacccctgcccctccctctggctCTTTTTCCACGTCCTGCTCCTGCTCTTCACTGGGACTGCCTGGCTCCTGGAATGAGCATGATCTGTGAGCTCATGGTCACACAGCACCTGCCCTGGCTTCGAGGACTTCAGAAAGATCTGAAAGGCAGTCTGGGACTACGGTGCTGCACTCCTTGTCCCCGCTCCCCCGCCCTGGGCTCTGGAAATCATCGGGAGGAAGACCAGACTTTGCCAACCGACTGAAGCAGAGGGGACTTATTTCCAGGAGCAGGAGATGACAGAGCCTCCTTCCCCCTTTCCTGCctcactcactgcctcctccgcctcctccacctcctcctttgCATCAGCCTCCTTTGTTGTATCATGTTTGGCCTCCTCTTTCCCATCGGACTCCTTGGGTTCAGCCTTAGCCTCATCCTCCACAACAGCCTTCTTCTGCGATTCAGCCTTGGCCTCTTCGTCAGTAGCCTTCTCCTTGGGTTCAGTGCTGCGCTCCTCCCTCTGGCCTGTCTGCTCCTGAGAGGCTGTCttggcctcctcctcctcaacaGTTGCCTTAGGTTCAGGCTTTTCTCTGTTGTTGGCATCGGCTTTCTGCCCAGATTCAGGTTTGGCCTCTTTCTCCTCCGCCTTCTGCTTCTCAGAGGCCAGCAcgctctcctccttttcctcagcctccttgggTTCGGATTTGGTCTCTTCTTTCCTGCCAGTCATCTCCTGAGAAGCTGCAGTGGTCTCTTCCTTCTCACCATTCTCCTCTTTAAGTTCAGCCTCAGAGTCCTCTTTCCCACCAGCCTCCCTCTGAGATTCCACCTTGACCTCATCTAATCCATTTGCTTCCCCCTGGAGTTCCGCTGAAATGCCATCCTCAGCTGGTGCCTTTTCCTGCTTTCCTGCTTCAGGGGCTCCACCTCCTGACATCTCAGGGTTGTCTGCAACTGGGGAGACGGTGTTCCCATCCTCAGAGGGCTTCCCTTCCTTCTGCTCCATATCTGGAAAGAGAAGACAGGCAGACCTGGTCATGCCCCATGCCAGCATGAGGTGAAGACCCCCTCCTCAGAGAGCTCTGGTCTGGGAGTCAGGAAGTCCGTGGTTCAGTCTTGGCTCCCACTTGGATATGAGACCCAGGCATGAAGGACAGAGAAGTGCTTGCCCAAAGCTGGGATAGTTGGGCTACATTGACATGATGTTGGATGGTGTTCACCTGATGCCCCTCTGTAGGTTCTGGCTTTGGCTTTAAAGAACATTGAATCACATAATGCCTTTTCAGTCATGTTGCCTCTTTTTGATGAAGCCACTGAGGTGGTCacaattttattgtattatttattttttgagagggagtcttgctctgtcatccaggctggagtgcaggagtgcaatctcaggtcactgcaacctctgcctcctggggtcaggtgatcctccaacctcagcctcccaagtagctgggactacaggtgctcaccaccacacttggctaatttttgtatttttttgtagagacggggttttgccatgttgcccaggctggtctcaaactcctgagctcaagcgatctacctgcctcggcctcccaaagttctgggattacaggcatgagcagcgCCTGGTCACAATTTTATGCTGGCATCCTAGAACACCTGTGGAACAATTGCTACTCTCCCCTGAGAGCCTAGGCAAGCAGAAGTATCTAGATAGAAGTGAATAGCACCATTTTGtttccattgtatttattttcacagTTACTTTCTATTTCTGGTAAGTGATATTGAGTTTCCATTTCCAACAGTGATacagtgtcttttaaaaatacatttactgaatttaaaaataagttgattCAAAGGAAGTCATTCAGGAAACTGGAATATAGGTGGTGCAGATGTAGCAAAATCATAAAGGTGGTATATAAAAATGGCTGAAATTTAGGAACCCCAGGGCCAACTGGTCTCTGGAGCCTTGCCAGCTCTGCCAGCCTATGGTTTTCGGAAAAGGTGGACCTGGGCAAAGAAATGTTTCCTTGAGTGAAGAATGAAGCGTACTCTCCCTGGCCTCTGCTTGGCAACCTgaccctcctcctgcccccagaAAGCATGGGGGTAGATCATGACATCTTAACTCGGAGTTTCCTATTTAAGTACTGTATATACTGGAGGATCTACAAAACAGGTGTGTAGGGGCCTCGGGTTAGCTCCTTCATGCCTCTGCCCTTCTTGGGGGGTGCAGTTACAAAGAAAACAATCCCCAAATAGGGCTCAGGGCATGACTCAGGCAGTAAGAAAAGTGGACACTCCTGTCACGCACTAAAAATACCCCTTGCCCTTGGCAGTACCATCTTTCTCAGTGATAGTACCGAGGGCACCTGGGTAAATGGGCAGAGGACAGGAGGCAAGAAGACGGACAGGGCTCTGTTCCCACCACCCACTTGGGTCTTACCTAGAGTCCTGGGGTTCCTGAATTCGATGCCCTCACTGTTTCCTAAAAGTAGGCTGGGATTTGTAAAGATGCTCACACTGTCCTATGACTCCTGCTAGAGCTCCCTTCCTGGTTCAGTGGCTCCAGCAATGTCTTAAAGTAAGAGAGAAGATgacaccaggcatggtggctcacgcctgtaatcccagcactttgggagcccgtggcgggcagatcacaaggtcaggagttcgagaccagcctggccaatatggtgaaaccccatctctactaaaaatacaaaaattagctgggtgtggtggcggacgcctgtaatcctggctacttgggaggctgaggcaggagaattgcttgaactcgggaggcggaagtgGCAGTGAGACGAGTTCGCGTCACcgcattcctgcctgggtgacagagcgagactctgtctaaagaaaaaaaagagggaagttGAGCCAGGGCGATGGATGTACATCATCCATCAGCAGATAATGCTGGGAGCCGGGAAGTTGTGGAACTGGCTGTGACCTGCATCTTCCAGTCCTGACTGAGACCTGAGCAAGtccttttccctctctgggcctcagtttcaacTGACAATGATGGGGTTCATTTGGGTCAGGTTCTCCCCACTGTGTTCCGTGGAAAACTAGGGTCTCCCGTGACATGGAGAGGGTTTTCTGTGGGGTTGGGAGAAAGAGTATTCTCTGGCTAAGGTTGCTCCACAGAAAAGCCTACTcttatgccgggcgcggtggctcaagcctgtaatcccagcactttgggaggccgagacgggcggatcacgaggtcaggagatcgagaccatcctggctaacatggtgaaaccccgtctctactaaaaatacaaaaactagccgggcgaggtggcgggcgcctgtagtcccagctactcgggaggctgaggcaggagaatggcgtgaacccgggaggcggagcttgcagtgagctgagatctggccactgcactgcagtccgggcgacagagcgagactccgcctcaaaaaaaaaaaaaaagaaaagcctactCTTTACCCTCTTAGAGATACACAGtttcagccaggcgcagtagctcacacctgtaatgttaGCATTTTGGGCTGCCGAGGTGGAAGGAgtacttaagcccaagagttcaagaccagcctaggcaacatacgaaattctgtctctatagtaaagaaaataaaattaaacaaaacaaaacaaaaacagatacacaacTTCATTAGCAATTAAGTAGATTTTAGAAAGCAGATAGTCAAGAAAGCTTAACCTTGCTTACATTTCATTTAACTCACTT from Rhinopithecus roxellana isolate Shanxi Qingling chromosome 15, ASM756505v1, whole genome shotgun sequence includes:
- the SMTNL1 gene encoding smoothelin-like protein 1; translated protein: MEQKEGKPSEDGNTVSPVADNPEMSGGGAPEAGKQEKAPAEDGISAELQGEANGLDEVKVESQREAGGKEDSEAELKEENGEKEETTAASQEMTGRKEETKSEPKEAEEKEESVLASEKQKAEEKEAKPESGQKADANNREKPEPKATVEEEEAKTASQEQTGQREERSTEPKEKATDEEAKAESQKKAVVEDEAKAEPKESDGKEEAKHDTTKEADAKEEVEEAEEAEPGSPSEEQEQDVEKEPEGGAGVLPSSPEEWPESPTGEGHNLSTDGLGPDSVASGETSPSASESSPSDVPQSTPESPPSGEKKEKAPERRVSAPARPRGPRAQNRKAIVDKFGGAASGPTALFRNTKAAGAAIGGVKNMLLEWCRAMTKKYEHVDIQNFSSSWSSGMAFCALIHKFFPDAFDYAELDPTKRRHNFTLAFSTAEKLADCAQLLDVDDMVRLAVPDSKCVYTYIQELYRSLVQKGLVKTKKK